The DNA segment CCATCGCGCTTCGGTGCTGTGGGTGCTGGCGGGGGTAGGAATCTTTCTGCTGGGCGGGTTTGGCGCGGAGGCGGTGAAGGGGGCGATCGCCTCAGAACTGGCCACCCATTCCTCTTCCCAGGGGCTGTTCCTGGGCGAACACCTCAGAATCACTGTAGAAGAACTGGGCGAACTCCTGGGAGAAACCCTGATCCTCTACGGCATGGCTCACTTCACGCAGCGGGCTTTGAACTCCCAGCGGATGCCGGTGCTGTCGTCGTCCCTGAACCGGCTTTGACGAGGCCGTAGCGGGGTATGCCGCAGCCTGCTCCACAACTGGGGCATAATAAACGCCTAAAAGCGCTGATGCCTATGCGATCGCCCCTCCTCACCCTGCCCAAGGCCGAACTCCACATCCACATCGAAGGCTCCCTGGAGCCCGAGCTGATGGTGGCCCTGGCCCAGCGCAATGGCGTGCAGCTCCCCTACAATTCGGTCGAGGCCGTGCGGGCGGCCTATCAGTTTGAAAACCTCCAGTCGTTTCTCGATCTCTACTACGCCGGGGCGCAGGTCTTGCAGAGCGAGCAAGATTTCTACGACCTCACCTGGGCCTACCTGCAAAAATGCGCTGCCCAGCACGTGCGCCATACCGAAATTTTCTTTGACCCGCAGACCCACTGCGATCGCGGCATTCCCTTTGAGGTCGTCCACAGCGGCATCACCCAGGCGCTCAAGGATGCCAAAGCTCAGCTGGGGGTTTCCTCCGCGCTGATTCTCTGCTTTTTGCGCCACCTCAGCGCCGAGGCCGCCATGGCCACCCTGGAGCAAGCCCTGCCCTACCGCGACAGCATTATCGCCGTGGGGCTCGATTCGTCAGAGCTGGGGCATCCGCCCGCCAAGTTTCAGGCGGTGTTTGACCGGGCGCGGGCCGAGGGTTTTCTCACCGTGGCCCATGCAGGAGA comes from the Nodosilinea sp. PGN35 genome and includes:
- a CDS encoding adenosine deaminase, encoding MRSPLLTLPKAELHIHIEGSLEPELMVALAQRNGVQLPYNSVEAVRAAYQFENLQSFLDLYYAGAQVLQSEQDFYDLTWAYLQKCAAQHVRHTEIFFDPQTHCDRGIPFEVVHSGITQALKDAKAQLGVSSALILCFLRHLSAEAAMATLEQALPYRDSIIAVGLDSSELGHPPAKFQAVFDRARAEGFLTVAHAGEEGPPEYIWEAIRLLKVSRIDHGVRCVEDPALVEYLVEHQIPLTVCPLSNVKLCVFDAMAQHNLKQLMDLGLCVTVNSDDPAYFGGYLAENFAAVESALGLTPEQLVQLAKNSFKASFLSPAE